In Muribaculum gordoncarteri, the genomic window GACAGATACACGAGCTGACCGAACTCCTCTATGCCTATCGCCATGGAATCATAAAGGAGCGTGCCAAGAAACTCGGCTGAGGAGTTGTGAGTTACGCGGAATAGTATTAAATTTGTGACGGAACCTGATTTTTCAGGCTCCCCAAGTATCACATAAATGGAAAAAGTGCATCTATCATGAAATTAGGACTGACTTTTGTGTTGGCCTGCCTCTCATTGTTTCCCATTGCGACATCGGCAGCCGACAAGGCCGGGCAAACACGACCCGATACCGAAAACACCTTTGTATTGCAAAACCCCGACTATCAGAAAAGCCCCTATAGCGGAATGACGAGGGCGCATTGGCTGAAAGCCGCCGAATATCTGCTCAACGGAGCATTCGGCTACATCCACACCCTCGACGACCCTATGTACTTCCCCAAGCAGCTCCAGAAGACCTATCCCAACAACGACAACGACACCCGCACAGCCAAGCTTGAAGGATTGGCGCGAACACTCTTTGTGGCCGCTCCGCTGCTCAAGGAGAACCCCGACCTCACCCTCAACGGCATACGCGTGGCCGACTACTACCGCCATCAGCTCGTGAGCCTCTCCGACTCCACGAGCAAGCACTACATCCCCCACCGCACCGGTGGCCCGAGCCAGACACTGCTTGAACTCGGTTCGCTCGCCATATCCATGAAAGCCGCCGAGGAGGTGCTGTGGGACGCCCTGACCCAGAAGCAGAAGGACGACCTGGCAGCCACGATGCTGAGCTACGGCAACGGCCCGTCGATTGGCTCCAACTGGATGTTTTTCAACGTATTCATCATGAGCTTCATGAAGGAGCACGGATATGAGGTAAACGAAACACAATTAAAGGATTTTCTTGAAAAGCTCCTTGCCCGATACCGTGGCGAGGGATGGTACAACGACGCTCCGGCCTACGACTACTACAGCATGTGGGCCTATCAGAGCTACGGCCCGCTGTGGGCTGTGATGTGGGGCGACAAGCAATATCCCGAACTGGCCCGCCGGTTCCTCGCCAACCAAAACGACATGATCGACAACTATCCCTATATGTTCAACCGCGACGGACGCATGAACATGTGGGGACGCAGCATCTGCTACCGTTTTGCCGCCGTGACCCCGCTGCCGCTGATCGAATACGGCAAGCACGAAGGAGTCAACTACGGATGGCTGCGACGCATAGCATCGTCGACACTGCTGCAGTTCATGCAACACCCCGAGTTCCTTGAAAACGGAGTGCCTACGATGGGCTTCTACGGCCCCTTTGCCCCGGCGGTGCAGATCTACTCGTGCCGAGGCAGCGTCTACTGGTGTGGCAAGGCATTCCTCGGCCTGCTGCTCCCAGAGGATTCGGAGTACTGGTCGGCAGTGGAAAACAACGGCCCGTGGGAAAGCGACCTGCTTCCAGGAAAGGTCTACCACAAGTTCCAGCCTGCTACCAATCTGCTCATAACCGACTATCCCAACTCGGGAGCATCGGAAATGCGCTCATGGTGCCATGAAACGGTAGCAGCCGACTGGCAGAAGTTCCGCAGCTCCGAGAACTACAACAAGCTCGCCTACAACACTGAATTTCCCTGGATGGCCGACGGTGACAACGGCGAGGTGTCGATGAACTATGCCACCAAAAACCGCGACAACCGCTGGGAAGTATTGAGGCTCTACACGTTCCGCAGCTTCGACGACGATGTGTACCGCCGTGACGCGGTGCTTGAAACCGACACGACAGTACGCTATCAGTTGGCCGACATATCGCTCCCCGACGGCATCCTGCGCATCGACAAGGTGTCGACAGGCAATCCCACCCAAGTGCGCCTCGGCAACTACTCGCTGCCTCAGCTCGACGGCGACATAAAGGAGATGACTCGCACACTCGACAAGGGCTACACGGCCAGCATCATCGACAACGGCGACTATCAGCTCGCAACCGTTGCCCTTAAAGGATGGAAGAACGGCGTTAAGGTTCAGCGTCCCAAGGGTCTGCACCCCGTCAGCTCAATATGTGCGGTACCCGTGACCGAAGCCGATGTCAACGACAGCGACATATTCGTGACCCTGCACCTGTGGAAGAAGAGCGACAACGCGTTCACCGACAAGGAGCTGCGTCCCGTAAAATCGGTAAAAATATCCAAGGACCGCAAACAGGTCACCGTAAAGCTCGCCGACGGCCGCACCAAAACCGTCAACTTCAACTAACACTCCCCCGGGCCATGTGGCAATATGTATGTTGCAGCATGGCCCGGACGATATTATGCAACCCACAAATCCCCGCGTTAGCGCCAAAGCTGCAGAACAGCTTAATAACGTTAGGCCCGCGCAAGGCCGCCGTTAGGCGTCAGTCCCGTGTATCCTTTTGCCGCATCATTTTAGAGAGTATGTGCAAATTGAAAGCCTTTCATCAAAACGCACCGCAGATTGTTGCTTTTTTATCAACAAATATATAACTTCGCAATCCGAATATATAGGGATACTCAGTTAATTGCCAACTAATTGTTTGCCAAAGTCGTAGATATTTTGTAACTTTACAATGAACCCCCGATGGACCCATCACGGGCTTATTCGGGGGTAATTCTTAAAATAATTGTACGTGAAGTTACGAAAAATATCCGAGATTACGGCCACGTTGCCGTTTACCGAGTTCGATTTCATGCAAAAATATCGCGAGAGTTTTGCCGTAAGCGAGCTCGGGCGCATCCATGCGCAATTGCCATTGAAAGAACTGGCAGAGAAAATCCGTTCGCATTTTCCCAAAACGCATCCTCAGGGCAACACTCCGATGTTCCCGCCGGAGGGAGAGGTGGCGCTGATGTTTCTCAAGCCATATACCGGACAGTCGGATGACGGCCTGATCGAGATGCTCAACGGCAGTATACACATACAGATGTTCTGCGGGGTGCTCATAGATCCGGCCAACCCCATAAAGAACGGCAAGATAGTCAGTGCTATCCGTCAGCGTATAGCCGGAGCTCTTGATATCAAAGAACTACAGAAATTGCTGTATGACAAGTGGGGCGGTTTGTTAAAAGACAAGAACCTGTGCCTGACCGACGCCACCTGTTACGAGAGCCATCTGCGATTCCCGACAGATGTAAAGCTGTTGTGGGAATGCTGCGAGTGGATTCAATCACTTATAAAAAAGACCTGCAAGGCGTTGAAGGAACGGTTGCCACGCAACAAGTATCGTGATATTGACCGCGACAGACTCACCTATGCCAAGCATCGCAAGCACACCAGGGCGGCAACCGCCAAACTCCGCCGTCGATTGCTCGGCCTGCTTTCCAAACAGATAGGTCAATGGAACAGAATCTGCAAGATACACACCGTTGACATCACGCTCACCGCAGAGCAAAGCAAGCGTCTCAGTGCATTAAAAGAGGTGTATCGCCAGCAGAGCGCACTTGCTCAGAAAAAGGAGGTGAAACACCGTATCGTCAGCATAGACCGTCCGTACATCCGTCCTATTGTCAGAGGCAAGGAGAACAAGCGAGTGGAGTTCGGAGTCAAGGTCAACAACATCCAGATTGACGGAATTTCATTCATCGAACACCATTCCTTCGAAGCCTTCAACGAGGGCGTGAGATTACAGGAGTGTATTGAATATCAACAGGAACTGACCGGTATCAAAGTGACCAGGGTAGGGGCAGACACCATCTATGCCAACAACGACAACCGGCGGTATTGCACCGAAAACGGCATGACGACCTGTTTTGTCCGCAAAGGCCCGAAGCCCAAGGATGAAGATGCTGACATAAGCACAGCCCGACGAATAATCGGGACACTGCGCTCTACCGCCATGGAGGGCAGTTTCGGTAATCAGAAACAACACTACAGCGTTGGCCGGATAGCGGCACGCAACTCCCGCAGCGAAACCCTGCTGCTCTTTTTCGGCATCCACATGGCAAACGCCGCAACACTTGCCGCCCGACAACTCGCCATCGAAGAAAAAGAGAAGCAGTTACAAAAACAGCGAGCGTGAAAAATCATACTGTCATCTCATCTCCGAAGCACATCGGAGGCGAATCAGTGTATCCCTATTTGTCCGAAATGTCATATTTTATCGCCGAGAATTGAAAATTTGCCCTCATAATCAAAACAGCACCGCCATAGGGCGACCACGCTCCATTTTCAGCTTGATAAATCAAGCCATTAACTGAATATCCCTACGTAGCTGTGCGTCGCATCAACCCCTATGTATATAGCGAGGTGAAGAAAGTCGACCTCAACACCGACCTTCCTTACAATGACCTTGTGACACTCGACCGCGTCGGCAAAACCGACTTCAAATACCATGTCGAATTCCCTGAAGGAGTCACATCGATGAAACATGTTGTAATCAAAAAAACCGACTACGAGGCGATTAAAAACATCCTTGCCATGTTTGGCACCGTGACTTATGAAACATATCTGAAAGTATTTGGACATCCTCTAAGCGAATCCACCGATATCGAACATGACAAATTTGCCGAATACGGCTTCAGTGAGGATATCCACATCCACTCCGGCACCGAGTTCATACTCATGGCCGGCGTCCCCTTGGAAGACGGAAACATCGATCCGGAACAGTTCCAGGTCATTGAATTCTGCACACGTCCTGCCGGACTGTGCCCCTACGACATTAAAGTGTCAATCGAATCCACATCCACAACAGCCACGATAAGCCTGACCCCCGATCCTGAAATCACCGACTATCGAGTGTTCGTTGACAAAAAAAGCGAATTCGATTACTGGCGCCGCGAGGGTGAAGCACAGGTGCGTTCAGTTGTCATAGGCCACTGGGACGACTCAACCAATCCCGTACCCCGTGCACAAACCGGCAATGTAGTTCTCAATCCGACAGGTCTGGTGCCCAACACCGACTATGTCGTAGGCATTGTAGGTTTTGACAGCGAACGTCATGAATGTGTGAAATACATCGACTTCCGCACAGGTGAACCCGTCGGACCGAAGCCTCAGATTGCCATCGAGGCAAAACCGGAAGAAGTCACCGCGCCCTGGAAATCGGCAGCATATAATGTCAAGATACAGAATGCCGTTTCAGCAGTCTACGGATACTTCCTCAAGAGCCAGATTGACGAAGTGCTCGCAAACGGAGCCGAAATATCGGCCGTAATACAAAACAACGGAATAACGGCATCGGAAGAACAGCTTGCCGAAATGCTGACATCGGAAGGCATAACCTTTGAAACATCCGACCTCAGCGCCAATACTCAATACATTTTCGGCGTATATGCTATCAACGATGAATACGTAAGCACAGCCGAATATGTAACATTCACAACCGACATGCTGCCCCAGATCGGAGGTGAAACTCGAAACAACATGCCAGGACGCTACACCGCATCGACAACCGATGTCAACGGCAACACAGTGACATTCCCCGTAACTATAACAACCGGTGTAGATGATGCCACCACGGCTGAATACGCTCTTGCCAACCGTCTTGTAGCACTCGGATTCGGCCCTGAAAGCCAGTTCCCCTACACATCACTGTCCGACATGATAGCAGCCGGCCATACCGCCGAAGAAGCCGCTGATCTCTACGGCCCGAAATGGTTTATCGAATTCCGCGAAGACGGCATCGTAGTTCCCAAGCCCGACAATCTCAGCTGGACCATGGGTAACTTCGGAACCGATGACAACTCTTACTTCTGGGCTGTAGGTATCCGCCCGTCGACCGGACGCGACATGGACAACCTGTACGACTTCCCTATTGAAGTATCGGCCGATGGCAACACCGTGACAGTCAAGGGATATTACAACGAAAACATTCCGGCCTATTACTATCCCACAATGTGTACGGCAGCATCGTCATGGTGGTTCAACGACATACAGTTCCGCTGCTATTCAGAACTTGTGCTGACACGCGACACATCCACTTCGGCCTATCTGCACCGCGGCGCTGTCAAAGCTCCCAAAACGGTAGTAATCAATTCGTTTGACCGCTCGGTGAAAGAAAGCCGCCAAAGAGCCGCTGACCTCATGAAAAAATAACACCCAATTTGAATAAAAAAATATGACTAACCATAAATATTTCAAAACAATACTCCTGTCGGCAGCAATCGTCACTATGGGATTCTGCTTCACAGCCTGTGATGACGACGACCCCATACTACCCGGCACCGGCATAGAAACGGCACAATGGTCGGCCGTAAACGATGCCGATCTCAAAGGTCAGACTCTGATCTACGAATTCGAAGCGCCCGCATCATGGACGGCATTAAGCAATGAAGAATGGTGTGAGGTGCTCACACCTTCCGGATATCAGGGAAAAAGCTCGCTTCGCATGAAAGTCGAGCCAAATGACGGCAAGCTCGGACGCTCGGCCGAAGTCAGCGTTCAGATCGACGGATATGCCGAACCTTGTGTGCTGATTATACGCCAGGGTGAAGGCGTGGTTGAAAAGGGCGAAGGCCGCTTCCGCGACATCAATCAGTGGACACTCGACATTATGTCGGACTATTATCTCTGGAACGAGAACATTCCCGACATACTCCTCGACCACAGCTTAGACTACGACCTGTTCCTCGCTCAAATCCTTGACGGTGTTGCTGAGAACGATGATGCAAACCACGATGACGGTCTATGGGACAACGGCGAGCGTGTAAGCTACTACTCCAATATCCAGAGCAACGCGCCACTTTCGCGTGCCACAGGTGAATCTTACAACGATGCCGGTCTTGCTATTCAGGCCACCATACTCGGGCCCAACGATGATGACCCCTGCGGTTTCACCGTGATGTTCGTCACCCCGGGAACCGCTGCCGAAGAAGCCGGCGTGCATCGTGGCGACTTCATCACCAAGGTCAACAACATCCCGGTGACTCAGAACAACTATAGTCAGCTCGGCAACTCGCTGCTCAACGGCAACGTGACCGTCGATCTCAACTCCGTTAAGTTCAACAACGGCGTAGCCACAATCACCAACCGCGTTCCCTCGGTTATGATCGCCAAATCATCCTATATCGATCCGGCCATCTACAAATCGACAGTCGTAACCGCTGCCAACGGCAAGAAAATAGGCTATCTGCTCTACATGAACTTCCACATGGACTACGACTCTCAGTTGCTTCAAGTATTCAACCAGTTCAAAGCCGAAGGCATTGATGAGCTTGTAATCGACCTTCGCTACAACAACGGCGGCCACGTATTGTCAAGCACCGTACTTGGTACTCTTGTAGCAGGTCAATCCCATCAGGGACAGACCTATCTGCGCACAACCTACAATTCGGCCCGAACAGCAGCCGGCGAGGTGGGTGTCTACAACATTGGAGAAGCCGCAAACCCCGAGACAGCAAACGGCTACGATAAGATATCTCAGGCAATCGACAGCTCGCTCGATCTCAAACGCGTATATGTGATCGGAACCCGGATTACTGCATCAGCCAGCGAACTGCTCATAAACGGTTTGCGCGGTCTTGACATCGATGTACGACTCGTCGGCACCACCACCCAAGGAAAGAACTGCGGAATGGAAGGATGGCAGAAACGCGCAGGCAACTATACGTTTACGCTTTATCCAATTACATTCTATTGTGAGAATGCCAAAGGTTTCCGTGACTACGCCGAAGGATTCAAGCCCGACTTTGAATATGATGACACAAACATCTATCCGGGCGATTTCGGAACAATGGAAGATCAACTCTCGGGAATCGCTCTGACATGGGCTGCTACCGGCAACAAGCCATCGTTTGAATCAACCGGCTCACGTGCATCAACAGGCATATACGTGCTCAAGCCGACAAATGAAATGAAATCACAATTCACCCGCAACATGGGAGGATCTCGCACAATTGTAAAGGCAATGTAAACCCGAGTTCACAATCAATAAATAACGGAAAGGCGTCGCAATCGCGACGCCTTTTCTATTGAATCTAATCTGCGCAAGGACAATTATGCGGCAGGGAGCGTGAAGGTGAATCTGAGGCCTCCGCCGGGAGCGTTCTCTACTGTGATGTCGCCGCCCATTGCAGTGATGATTCGGTGGACGAGAGGCAATCCGAGCCCCGCGCCTCCATTTTTGCGTGCGCGTCCCGTGTCGACACGATAAAACAGGTCAAACAGCCGGGCAAGATGCACATCATCAACCCCGCATCCGTCGTCGACAAACTCAAACCGATGCATACCCTCGTTCTCGCCCGTCCAACGCAACGACATGCGCGTTCCGCCCGAGTATTGCGCGGCATTGTAAATCAGGTTAAGCAATGCGTTGTTCAGTAGCGATTCATGGCCCTTTACACGGCAATCCTCGGGAATGTCGCAGATGAAGGTCATATTGTCGGCTATGTGGCCTTGTGCTATATCCTCGGCAAGCTGAGCCGTCATGTTGTGGAAGTCGAGGTTGCCGCACTCTATTGCCCCACCCTCCTGCAGACGCATGACCATGCTCACATCACTCACCAGATTGGCCAGGCGGTCGGTATTCTGCTGGGCGCGCATAAGGAACTTACGCTTCAACTCATCGGGCATATTTTCATCGGCCAACACCGTGTCAAGATAACCCTTGATGATTCCCACGGGGGTGTTCAGCTCATGGCTTACATTCATCCCTATCTGTCGCTCATGGTGCATCTTTTCACGTTCGGCATGAATCTTATCGCGGTATAAGGTCAAGAGCTTGCGGGAAACATCGCCGAGTTCGTCATCGGAGAACTCCCACGTGTCAGCGTCATCGGGAAGTTGGTCGGTGGAGATGGCCTGCGCAAGATTGCGAAGCGCATAGACATTCTTGCACACAACTCTGACTCCCCAGTAGGCCAACGCCGACGACAATATACCAAGTATTATCACCACTATCCACACCATAGGGTCGATGCTGAGGAAGTCGATAACCTCACCCTTATAAGGCAATGCCGCAAAGGAGCGCACCTGCCCGTCAGCACTCCTTTTTGTGCTGACCATTAGCTTGTTGCCATCGATCGACAAATCGCTTACCGACGCATTAGCGCCGCCACCGCCAAGCCGCTTAAATTCAGGCAGCATATTTCCGGCAGCATCATATACCAAAATCGTAGCTTCAGGATTATCGGCAATCATCACTCCCTTATTGTCGTAAACCGTGATACGCAGCGGGTCGAGCGTGGTGTTTCCGGTAAAGAGCTGAATGAAATCGACCGTCTTCTGCATATCGGCACCTTTCTCGTAAGCCTCGATCACCGTGTTGTTCACATTCACCAGGCGATTCTCAAGATTGTACTTCAAGCGCTGCTTCTCATGTATGACAAAGTATGTGATTGTTATGCCTATGATAAGCCATAACAACCCCACAAGCGGGAAGAAAAGCTTCCTATGAAGTCGTAAAATATTATTATTTGCCATTAATATTACTCAAAACAGTCAAAGATGGACAACCTAATGTCACTCCGACCGCATTCACATCATCTGAAATAATGACAACCGACACCCCTATAATGTTCACATTACCGCTCATTGCAACATCCTATTTCAAGAAAAAATTACGCTTCGCGACATTATGGGGTGAAATCGGGCGTTTCCACCTATTATCTTTGCCGAAAAAGATAATACCATGGAAAACAACGAAACCAAGAAAAAAGAGAGGGTCTACAAGCTGAAGTTTGACCAACTTTGGATCGATGCCATCAATCAGATACCGGTGTACTATCATAGTGAGATTTATTATTGGCTTGACTACTATCAGAATCACAACCACAGCGATTTGATAGGCACTATCAAGGACGACCTTGTGCGCTCGCTGTTCATGCTCATCTACCCCACAATCAAGCGTCGCCGCATAGCCCGCAATCGTCAACGCAAGTCACGCGAAATCAAGAAGGCTGCCCGACTCGCGGAATCCACACAGCCACAGGAATCCCCACAACAGCAACAGCCCGCTCAACCGAAAAAGGCTGAGGCAAAGACCATGCCAGAGGCAGCAGTTAAGCCGACAGCAACAACTCAGCCGACAGCAACTCAGCCATCCGAAGCTGCCGCCAAGCCGCAACCCGCCCCCTCAAAACAGGAGAGCCGAGGCTCTACAGCCCCGGCTCCCATAGACAGCGCATATCATCGCCTTCAAAATATCTTGGGAACAAATGAGCTTAACTATGAAGTCATCGCGGAAAGAGAATCTTATAATCGCGCTTGGCCGCCTCGCGGGTCCACTCTTCGGGAATGAAACGCCACTGGTTGAGCTTGCGCGGATTAACTTTGCCCTGCTTCTTTATGTAGTCGGTGAGGTAGTGTCGCAGGTCAAGGTCGGTAGCAAACACGATGCGCTCGGTCAACTTGTCGTGAGGAATGCCGGCACCCTTTGTAAGCAATTCACCGCCGCCGTTTCCGCGATAAGAGTTCAGTGCCACGCGATAGGTGCGGGCGGGGTCAAACTCCTTGCCGTCGGCCATGCTCTTTATCGTAACCTTCTCGCCCTTGGGCTTTCTCACATCCACCTCATAGATGATACCCGCCGCCGAGTCAAAGTTATAGCTCGGATTCTTAAGTGTAGAGCGGCTCTCATCACCCTGGGTAGGCTCCTCCTTGAAAAGGAGCAGATGGTCGGATGGCGAAGTCATCGTTTTGCTCCACAGCGAGTAAGCTTCCTCAAGGTAGTCCTTGACCTCCTGCCCGGTAAGCTCCATGACATAGAGCATGTTTTCGTACTTGTAGAGATTGAACATGTCGCTCACCGTTATAGGGCCGGCATCGATAGTGGCATCGTAGGAGAGCGGAGCGGCAAACGAGATGTCGGCTCCCGTTATTCCAAGCTGAAGCTCATGAATAAGATCGACAAACTCCGACGGGCCGAAGTAGGCGTCGCGCGTGGTGATGCTGCTTGTGAATTCGCCGATGGGTGTGTCGACATACTCCTTGATGACAGCCATGTCGGGAGCAAACTTGGCCATGAAGTCGGCATCGGGCTCATAGTCCGACATGTGTCGAAGCTCACCGTCGATGTGCTTGTCGATTATTCGTCCGTCGTCGTCACGCTTGAAGGTCATCGTTATGTCGGTAAGCACGACACCGTTGTTGGCAGGATTCATCACCAGCACCGTATCGCCCTCGACATTCACCACCTTCTTGTTTTCGCGGCGATGGTCATGCCCCATAAGCACTACATCAAATCCGGGCACGCGCTCGGCTATCTCAAGCGAAGGATTCTCGCGATATTTCACCAGAGTGTTGCCGCGCTGTCCTGCATGGAACACACCCACTATCACATCGGGATTCTCGCGCTCCTTGATTATCGGAATCCACTTGCGGGCAGTGGCCTCCATGTCGTCAAACCGCAGCCCCTTCCACAGCACTTCGGGCAGCCATGCGGGTATGGCCGGAGTGAGCAGTCCGAGAATAGCCACCTTCACCCCGTCGTGCTCCACAACCTTATAGGGAGTGAATGCCGGCTCGCCGGTGGCAGTGTCAATGATATTGGCACCCAACACTGGCATGTCGCACTGTCGGCTCCAGCGCTCAAGCACCTTGCGTCCGGTTTCGACATCGTGGTTGCCGACATTGCCGGCATCGTAGCGCATGAAGTTCATCATTCGCGATGCCACGTGGGGAGTCACCGTGTCAACAAAGTTGTAGTAGTACACAGTGGGCTGTCCCTGGAGAATATCGCCGTTGTCGAGCAAAATCACATTGTCGCCATAGCGCTGTCGCGCCTCCTTTACGGCTCCGTAGACACGCGCAAGGCTTCCTGCCGAAGGTTGTCGGGTTATGAAGTTGTAGGGGAAGAAGTTTCCGTGTATGTCGCTTGTCTGAAGCAGTTTTATAGTAGTCATGGAGGATGCGTTAAGAGATAGTCCCATAACAGCCGTCAAGGCGGAGAAAAGGGTCAGTATTCGTTTCATAGTTAAATAACAATTTATATGCAAAGATACGAATAAGTCGAGAGCAATGCCAAATTTATTTGGGCATTGCCGAGCGTGAGTATCTAAGAAGTATTCAAATATACGAATAAGTCGAGAGCAATGCCAAATTTATTTGGGCATTGCCGAGCGTGAGTA contains:
- a CDS encoding DUF2264 domain-containing protein; this encodes MKLGLTFVLACLSLFPIATSAADKAGQTRPDTENTFVLQNPDYQKSPYSGMTRAHWLKAAEYLLNGAFGYIHTLDDPMYFPKQLQKTYPNNDNDTRTAKLEGLARTLFVAAPLLKENPDLTLNGIRVADYYRHQLVSLSDSTSKHYIPHRTGGPSQTLLELGSLAISMKAAEEVLWDALTQKQKDDLAATMLSYGNGPSIGSNWMFFNVFIMSFMKEHGYEVNETQLKDFLEKLLARYRGEGWYNDAPAYDYYSMWAYQSYGPLWAVMWGDKQYPELARRFLANQNDMIDNYPYMFNRDGRMNMWGRSICYRFAAVTPLPLIEYGKHEGVNYGWLRRIASSTLLQFMQHPEFLENGVPTMGFYGPFAPAVQIYSCRGSVYWCGKAFLGLLLPEDSEYWSAVENNGPWESDLLPGKVYHKFQPATNLLITDYPNSGASEMRSWCHETVAADWQKFRSSENYNKLAYNTEFPWMADGDNGEVSMNYATKNRDNRWEVLRLYTFRSFDDDVYRRDAVLETDTTVRYQLADISLPDGILRIDKVSTGNPTQVRLGNYSLPQLDGDIKEMTRTLDKGYTASIIDNGDYQLATVALKGWKNGVKVQRPKGLHPVSSICAVPVTEADVNDSDIFVTLHLWKKSDNAFTDKELRPVKSVKISKDRKQVTVKLADGRTKTVNFN
- a CDS encoding DDE transposase, with translation MKLRKISEITATLPFTEFDFMQKYRESFAVSELGRIHAQLPLKELAEKIRSHFPKTHPQGNTPMFPPEGEVALMFLKPYTGQSDDGLIEMLNGSIHIQMFCGVLIDPANPIKNGKIVSAIRQRIAGALDIKELQKLLYDKWGGLLKDKNLCLTDATCYESHLRFPTDVKLLWECCEWIQSLIKKTCKALKERLPRNKYRDIDRDRLTYAKHRKHTRAATAKLRRRLLGLLSKQIGQWNRICKIHTVDITLTAEQSKRLSALKEVYRQQSALAQKKEVKHRIVSIDRPYIRPIVRGKENKRVEFGVKVNNIQIDGISFIEHHSFEAFNEGVRLQECIEYQQELTGIKVTRVGADTIYANNDNRRYCTENGMTTCFVRKGPKPKDEDADISTARRIIGTLRSTAMEGSFGNQKQHYSVGRIAARNSRSETLLLFFGIHMANAATLAARQLAIEEKEKQLQKQRA
- a CDS encoding S41 family peptidase; this translates as MTNHKYFKTILLSAAIVTMGFCFTACDDDDPILPGTGIETAQWSAVNDADLKGQTLIYEFEAPASWTALSNEEWCEVLTPSGYQGKSSLRMKVEPNDGKLGRSAEVSVQIDGYAEPCVLIIRQGEGVVEKGEGRFRDINQWTLDIMSDYYLWNENIPDILLDHSLDYDLFLAQILDGVAENDDANHDDGLWDNGERVSYYSNIQSNAPLSRATGESYNDAGLAIQATILGPNDDDPCGFTVMFVTPGTAAEEAGVHRGDFITKVNNIPVTQNNYSQLGNSLLNGNVTVDLNSVKFNNGVATITNRVPSVMIAKSSYIDPAIYKSTVVTAANGKKIGYLLYMNFHMDYDSQLLQVFNQFKAEGIDELVIDLRYNNGGHVLSSTVLGTLVAGQSHQGQTYLRTTYNSARTAAGEVGVYNIGEAANPETANGYDKISQAIDSSLDLKRVYVIGTRITASASELLINGLRGLDIDVRLVGTTTQGKNCGMEGWQKRAGNYTFTLYPITFYCENAKGFRDYAEGFKPDFEYDDTNIYPGDFGTMEDQLSGIALTWAATGNKPSFESTGSRASTGIYVLKPTNEMKSQFTRNMGGSRTIVKAM
- a CDS encoding ATP-binding protein produces the protein MANNNILRLHRKLFFPLVGLLWLIIGITITYFVIHEKQRLKYNLENRLVNVNNTVIEAYEKGADMQKTVDFIQLFTGNTTLDPLRITVYDNKGVMIADNPEATILVYDAAGNMLPEFKRLGGGGANASVSDLSIDGNKLMVSTKRSADGQVRSFAALPYKGEVIDFLSIDPMVWIVVIILGILSSALAYWGVRVVCKNVYALRNLAQAISTDQLPDDADTWEFSDDELGDVSRKLLTLYRDKIHAEREKMHHERQIGMNVSHELNTPVGIIKGYLDTVLADENMPDELKRKFLMRAQQNTDRLANLVSDVSMVMRLQEGGAIECGNLDFHNMTAQLAEDIAQGHIADNMTFICDIPEDCRVKGHESLLNNALLNLIYNAAQYSGGTRMSLRWTGENEGMHRFEFVDDGCGVDDVHLARLFDLFYRVDTGRARKNGGAGLGLPLVHRIITAMGGDITVENAPGGGLRFTFTLPAA
- a CDS encoding bifunctional metallophosphatase/5'-nucleotidase, which encodes MKRILTLFSALTAVMGLSLNASSMTTIKLLQTSDIHGNFFPYNFITRQPSAGSLARVYGAVKEARQRYGDNVILLDNGDILQGQPTVYYYNFVDTVTPHVASRMMNFMRYDAGNVGNHDVETGRKVLERWSRQCDMPVLGANIIDTATGEPAFTPYKVVEHDGVKVAILGLLTPAIPAWLPEVLWKGLRFDDMEATARKWIPIIKERENPDVIVGVFHAGQRGNTLVKYRENPSLEIAERVPGFDVVLMGHDHRRENKKVVNVEGDTVLVMNPANNGVVLTDITMTFKRDDDGRIIDKHIDGELRHMSDYEPDADFMAKFAPDMAVIKEYVDTPIGEFTSSITTRDAYFGPSEFVDLIHELQLGITGADISFAAPLSYDATIDAGPITVSDMFNLYKYENMLYVMELTGQEVKDYLEEAYSLWSKTMTSPSDHLLLFKEEPTQGDESRSTLKNPSYNFDSAAGIIYEVDVRKPKGEKVTIKSMADGKEFDPARTYRVALNSYRGNGGGELLTKGAGIPHDKLTERIVFATDLDLRHYLTDYIKKQGKVNPRKLNQWRFIPEEWTREAAKRDYKILFPR